One segment of Actinomycetota bacterium DNA contains the following:
- a CDS encoding ABC transporter permease subunit, translating into MLRNVFLKSLWEQRASFLWWVVGVTALCVFVVAYYPSITRTQGLNEFFQEAPEWIKAFVGENVEEYTSPAGYLNGELFFMMAPIIFLIFAISRGSGAIAGEEQKGTLDLLLANPLTRRRVVLEKAASMALAALALGAVFWAVLALGCPAVGMEISLANLAAATFSCVLLGLLFGAVALALGCATGSRGTSIGVATAVALAAFFLNSIAQVVEGLRGWKKLSPFYYYIGAEPLKHGLNVAHAAVLLCAALVLVGLSVLLFDRRDVLV; encoded by the coding sequence ATGCTTAGGAACGTTTTCCTCAAGTCACTCTGGGAGCAGCGGGCTTCCTTCCTGTGGTGGGTTGTGGGGGTTACCGCGCTGTGCGTGTTCGTGGTCGCCTATTATCCCTCGATCACCAGGACGCAGGGGCTGAACGAGTTCTTCCAGGAGGCCCCCGAGTGGATAAAGGCCTTCGTGGGCGAGAACGTCGAGGAATACACATCGCCCGCGGGCTACCTTAACGGGGAGCTCTTCTTCATGATGGCGCCCATCATCTTCCTCATCTTCGCCATCTCGCGGGGGAGCGGCGCCATCGCCGGGGAGGAACAGAAGGGCACCCTTGACCTGCTCCTCGCCAACCCGCTCACCCGCCGCCGGGTGGTGCTCGAAAAGGCGGCATCCATGGCGCTGGCGGCACTCGCGCTGGGGGCGGTCTTCTGGGCCGTGCTGGCACTGGGATGCCCGGCCGTGGGGATGGAGATAAGCCTCGCCAACCTGGCAGCCGCCACCTTCAGCTGCGTGCTCCTGGGGCTGCTTTTCGGCGCCGTTGCCCTGGCCCTGGGGTGCGCCACGGGCAGTAGGGGGACGTCCATCGGCGTCGCCACCGCCGTGGCCCTCGCCGCCTTCTTCCTCAATTCCATCGCCCAGGTCGTGGAGGGGCTAAGGGGCTGGAAGAAGCTCTCCCCCTTCTATTATTACATCGGGGCTGAGCCGCTGAAGCACGGCCTCAACGTGGCACACGCGGCCGTGCTCCTCTGCGCGGCCCTCGTCCTCGTCGGCCTTTCCGTCCTCCTCTTCGACCGCCGCGATGTCCTGGTCTGA
- a CDS encoding biotin transporter BioY, whose protein sequence is MEKRVTIAATVKSTSLERSMLVRALLFASLTGIGAIMRIPLSPVPVTMQVFFVLLSGLLLGPFWGPCSQLLYILMGTCGAPFFAAPPHAGPTVLVGPTGGYLWGFLLASWTAGMVSDMLSRRSRAGGAARGAALLAGCLAGIALLYLCGASWLGTWLEINGKSAFLAYQLGIKPFLAVDLAKAALAAAVALPLSGIQRYLG, encoded by the coding sequence ATGGAAAAACGCGTGACGATCGCGGCGACGGTGAAGTCTACCTCTCTGGAGAGGAGCATGCTGGTGCGCGCCCTCCTCTTCGCCTCACTGACGGGGATCGGCGCCATCATGAGGATACCGCTTTCCCCGGTCCCGGTGACCATGCAGGTCTTCTTCGTGCTTCTCTCGGGATTGCTGCTGGGGCCCTTCTGGGGTCCCTGCAGCCAGTTGCTCTACATCCTCATGGGGACGTGCGGGGCGCCTTTCTTCGCCGCGCCCCCCCACGCGGGACCGACGGTGCTCGTGGGCCCCACGGGCGGATACCTGTGGGGTTTCCTTCTCGCGTCCTGGACGGCGGGGATGGTGAGCGACATGCTGTCCCGCCGTTCGCGGGCAGGGGGAGCTGCGCGCGGCGCGGCGCTCCTTGCGGGCTGCCTTGCCGGGATAGCGCTCCTTTACCTGTGCGGCGCTTCCTGGCTGGGAACATGGTTGGAAATAAATGGCAAGAGCGCATTTCTGGCTTACCAGCTGGGAATAAAACCCTTCCTGGCGGTGGATCTGGCCAAGGCGGCGCTGGCGGCCGCCGTGGCCCTTCCGCTGTCCGGGATTCAGCGGTACCTGGGGTGA
- a CDS encoding DMT family transporter: MEARRATDYLLIAGAAALWGSVGVFLRWVGLPGQEHFVVFVRSAVGAACIAAVIALGGKREQLRPGKHPVLLVGSGILLTLHWVLFLKALNRLSIGDAEFITYLAPVLVAFLAPLLLKERLEMVTVPALLLALAGMALISLTGREGGAGLLSMGTLFALFSAVSYAFLLFALKKLREDTPTLTVSLYQTATNAVLLLPFCAFRSFPVSGRGWLSLVVLATVHTALAGLVYVYAVRGVKAQHVGIIAYLEPVSAMIFGSLFLGEGLGWQDLVGGACIVAAGAMVLRRAWGA; the protein is encoded by the coding sequence ATGGAAGCGAGAAGGGCGACGGACTACCTCCTGATCGCGGGCGCGGCGGCGCTGTGGGGTTCGGTGGGGGTGTTCCTGAGGTGGGTGGGCCTTCCGGGGCAGGAGCACTTCGTCGTCTTCGTGCGTTCCGCCGTCGGCGCGGCCTGCATCGCCGCTGTGATCGCCCTGGGCGGCAAACGGGAACAACTGCGTCCCGGCAAGCATCCCGTGCTGCTGGTCGGAAGCGGCATCCTCTTGACCCTCCACTGGGTCCTCTTCCTCAAGGCCCTCAACCGGCTCTCCATAGGGGACGCGGAGTTCATCACCTACCTCGCCCCGGTTCTGGTAGCCTTCCTGGCCCCGCTGCTGCTCAAGGAAAGGCTGGAGATGGTGACGGTGCCGGCCTTGCTCCTGGCCCTGGCCGGCATGGCCCTGATCTCTCTCACCGGCAGGGAAGGTGGGGCTGGACTTCTGAGCATGGGCACCCTCTTCGCCCTTTTCTCGGCTGTTTCCTATGCCTTCCTTCTCTTCGCACTGAAGAAACTGCGCGAGGACACCCCCACGCTCACCGTGAGCCTCTACCAGACCGCGACAAACGCCGTTCTCCTGCTCCCTTTTTGCGCGTTCCGCAGTTTTCCCGTGAGCGGCCGCGGCTGGCTGTCCCTCGTCGTTCTGGCTACCGTGCATACCGCGCTTGCCGGCCTGGTTTATGTGTATGCCGTGAGGGGAGTGAAGGCGCAACACGTGGGAATCATCGCTTACCTGGAACCGGTGAGCGCCATGATCTTCGGCTCCCTTTTCCTGGGAGAGGGCCTGGGCTGGCAGGACCTGGTGGGAGGCGCCTGCATAGTCGCGGCGGGCGCCATGGTCCTGAGGCGCGCGTGGGGCGCCTGA
- a CDS encoding AbrB/MazE/SpoVT family DNA-binding domain-containing protein produces the protein MSAKARNGYEEAGCCPEGGAGSLCRVESLISVDERGQMVLPKDFRERAGIRAGDKLALVSWERDGEVCCMVLMRAEELGDLVRERLGPTLRDML, from the coding sequence ATGAGCGCGAAGGCAAGAAACGGATATGAAGAGGCGGGATGCTGCCCGGAAGGGGGGGCGGGAAGCCTTTGCCGGGTGGAATCCCTCATAAGCGTGGACGAACGAGGCCAGATGGTGCTCCCCAAGGATTTCCGGGAGCGGGCGGGCATCAGGGCTGGAGACAAGCTGGCGCTGGTGAGCTGGGAAAGGGACGGAGAGGTATGCTGCATGGTCCTCATGAGGGCGGAAGAGCTGGGAGACCTGGTAAGGGAAAGGCTGGGCCCCACCCTCAGGGACATGCTTTAA
- a CDS encoding DUF3795 domain-containing protein, with translation MKVEKELLAPCGLYCGVCAVLIAHRDGNEKFKERLLGVYGLDSTEQVRCKGCLSDDRFLYCEVCPIRDCSERKGFEGCHQCEDWPCGFIEDFPMPVGKKVMLRAVPAWRELGTERWVESEEARYHCPACGYRLFRGAKRCRSCGEAVDVD, from the coding sequence ATGAAGGTGGAAAAGGAGTTGCTGGCGCCGTGCGGTCTTTACTGCGGCGTCTGCGCCGTGCTCATCGCCCATCGCGACGGGAACGAGAAGTTCAAGGAGAGGCTCCTCGGAGTCTACGGCTTGGACTCCACGGAACAGGTGCGCTGCAAGGGTTGCCTCTCCGACGACCGCTTCCTCTACTGCGAGGTATGCCCCATACGCGACTGCAGCGAGAGGAAAGGCTTCGAGGGCTGCCACCAGTGCGAGGACTGGCCCTGCGGGTTCATCGAGGATTTTCCCATGCCGGTGGGGAAGAAGGTGATGCTGCGCGCCGTCCCCGCCTGGAGGGAGCTGGGCACCGAGCGGTGGGTGGAGTCGGAAGAGGCGCGTTACCACTGCCCTGCGTGCGGGTACAGGCTTTTCCGCGGCGCCAAGCGCTGCCGGTCCTGCGGCGAAGCCGTGGACGTGGACTGA
- a CDS encoding ABC transporter ATP-binding protein: MRETVIGTRGLTKYYGKQRGVEELDLEVRRGEVFGFLGPNGAGKTTTIRLLLDLIRPTRGRAEVLGMDTRTRGVEVRRRVGYLPGELALYEKMTGSEFLRYLGNLRGGVDWGYVSSLAGRLECDLGLRIKTLSRGNRQKLGILQALMHRPELLVLDEPTGGLDPLMQLEFHRMVRELRDEGATFFISSHNLPEVERMCDRVGIIREGSLVAVDDIENLKEKALRRLEIHFASPVPVEEFRGLPGVRDLRVEDNTLVCSVVGSVDALIKTAARHEVLNLVSPEVSLEEIFMEYYQGGLDA, translated from the coding sequence ATGCGTGAGACGGTCATCGGGACGCGGGGCCTGACCAAGTACTACGGTAAACAACGCGGGGTCGAGGAACTCGACCTCGAGGTGCGGCGCGGCGAGGTCTTCGGTTTCCTGGGCCCCAACGGCGCGGGCAAGACGACCACCATAAGGCTCCTTCTCGACCTCATCCGCCCCACGCGGGGTAGGGCCGAGGTCCTGGGGATGGATACGCGTACGCGCGGCGTCGAGGTGCGCCGGCGCGTGGGCTACCTTCCCGGCGAGCTCGCCCTGTACGAAAAGATGACGGGAAGCGAATTCCTGCGCTACTTGGGGAACCTGCGAGGGGGAGTGGACTGGGGCTACGTGAGCTCCCTCGCCGGACGCCTGGAGTGCGATCTCGGTCTGCGCATAAAGACGCTCTCCAGGGGCAACAGGCAGAAACTGGGCATCCTGCAGGCACTCATGCACCGGCCCGAGCTCCTCGTCCTCGACGAGCCGACCGGCGGGCTGGACCCCCTCATGCAACTCGAGTTCCACCGCATGGTGAGGGAATTGCGCGACGAGGGTGCGACCTTTTTCATCTCCTCCCATAATCTGCCAGAGGTGGAGAGGATGTGCGACCGGGTGGGCATCATCCGTGAGGGCTCCCTGGTCGCGGTGGACGATATCGAGAACCTCAAGGAGAAGGCCCTGCGCAGGCTGGAGATACACTTCGCCTCCCCGGTGCCGGTGGAGGAGTTCCGGGGACTGCCTGGAGTGAGGGACCTGCGCGTGGAGGACAACACCCTGGTCTGCTCCGTTGTGGGCAGCGTGGACGCGCTGATCAAGACCGCCGCGCGTCACGAGGTGCTCAACCTGGTGAGTCCCGAGGTGAGCCTTGAGGAGATCTTCATGGAGTACTACCAGGGAGGCCTCGATGCTTAG
- the accC gene encoding acetyl-CoA carboxylase biotin carboxylase subunit: protein MFKRVLIANRGEIALRILRACKLLGLETVGVYSKADTDALHLNYVDQKVCVGPPASGESYLNIRNIIGAAEISGADAVHPGYGFLAENEDFARACRENDLVFIGPSPEAMAMMGNKARARETMAAAGVPILPGITSQDLDESTALKVADDLGFPVLIKASLGGGGKGMRIVNDRQELIKALPLVKAEARHAFGSEEIYLEKFLRRARHVEIQVLGDLHGNVIHLNERECSIQRRNQKLVEEAPSPAVDAELRKRMGDAAVKGAASIGYSSAGTMEFLLDEEGNFYFMEFNARIQVEHPITEMVTGIDIVVEQIKNAMGEPMSLKQEDVPLKGHAIECRINAEDFHRDFLPTPGVIETWRPPGGPHVRLDTHCYQGYVVSPNYDSLLAKLIAHGSDRAEAMRIMRQALQEFVIEGVSTLIPFHLRLLANPDFRAGSYHTRWVEQEMF, encoded by the coding sequence TTGTTCAAGCGTGTCCTCATCGCCAACCGGGGCGAGATCGCCCTGCGCATACTGCGCGCCTGCAAGCTCCTGGGGCTGGAAACGGTGGGCGTCTACTCCAAGGCGGACACCGATGCCCTGCACCTGAACTACGTGGACCAAAAGGTCTGCGTGGGTCCTCCCGCGAGCGGGGAATCGTACCTCAATATCCGCAACATCATCGGGGCCGCGGAGATAAGCGGGGCGGACGCGGTGCACCCCGGCTACGGCTTCCTGGCCGAGAACGAGGACTTCGCCCGCGCCTGCCGGGAAAACGACCTCGTCTTCATCGGCCCCTCGCCCGAGGCGATGGCCATGATGGGCAACAAGGCGCGGGCGCGCGAGACCATGGCCGCGGCGGGCGTTCCCATCCTTCCCGGGATAACCTCGCAGGACCTGGACGAGTCCACCGCCCTCAAGGTGGCGGACGACCTGGGTTTCCCGGTACTCATCAAGGCCTCCCTGGGGGGCGGAGGCAAGGGGATGCGCATCGTCAACGACCGCCAGGAGCTGATAAAGGCCCTTCCCCTGGTGAAGGCGGAAGCCAGGCACGCCTTCGGTTCCGAGGAGATATACCTGGAAAAGTTCCTGCGGCGCGCCCGCCACGTGGAGATCCAGGTCCTCGGGGACTTGCACGGAAACGTCATACACCTCAACGAAAGGGAGTGCTCCATACAGAGGAGGAACCAGAAACTGGTGGAGGAAGCTCCCTCTCCCGCCGTGGATGCGGAGCTGCGCAAGCGCATGGGGGATGCGGCGGTGAAGGGGGCGGCATCCATAGGCTACAGCTCGGCGGGGACCATGGAGTTCCTCCTGGACGAGGAGGGCAACTTCTATTTCATGGAGTTCAACGCCCGCATACAGGTAGAGCATCCCATAACGGAGATGGTCACCGGCATCGACATCGTGGTGGAACAGATCAAGAACGCCATGGGGGAGCCCATGTCCCTGAAGCAGGAGGACGTGCCGCTCAAGGGACATGCCATCGAATGCCGCATCAACGCGGAGGATTTCCACCGCGATTTCCTGCCGACTCCCGGCGTCATCGAGACATGGAGGCCTCCCGGGGGCCCGCACGTGCGCTTGGACACGCACTGCTACCAGGGCTACGTGGTTTCCCCCAACTACGACTCCCTGCTGGCCAAGCTCATCGCGCACGGGAGCGACCGCGCGGAGGCCATGCGCATCATGAGGCAGGCCCTGCAGGAATTCGTGATCGAGGGGGTATCCACCCTCATACCCTTCCATCTGCGCCTGCTCGCCAACCCGGATTTCCGGGCCGGCAGTTATCACACGCGCTGGGTGGAACAGGAGATGTTCTGA
- a CDS encoding pyruvate/oxaloacetate carboxyltransferase, which produces MEKKKRHIGITDTTLRDAHQSLWATRMRLTDILPIAERIDDVGYHSVEVWGGATFDVCMRYLNEDPWERLHRIREKFKRTKLQMLLRGQNLVAYRNFADDLVEEFIKHAVAGGIDIIRIFDALNDIRNMQKSIEVTKREGAHAQGTICYTVSPVHDIESYVALAKELVELGSDSICIKDMSGILAPYVAYDLVKRLKEAVEVPIQLHSHASTGMATTSYLKALEAGADVVDCAAAPLSLYTSQPAIETLVASLKETEYDLGLDFDAIRDVSEYFEVVSKNRKLMGAEQPLIDITVISHQIPGGMATNLIAQLEQQNALDRLEEVLEEIPIVRRDMGYPPLVTPTSQLVGTQAVFNVLLGERYKIIPREIENYVKGYYGRPAGPIGEELKRKALKGEEPITCRPADLLEPELPRAKQELDPSLVEKEEDYISYAIFPDIALKFFEWRKNPVISEEEPPQRQMERREKALLDGASLEELSERLAVVVSEGVAQALQGLSVTISLGGQAAGVEAAAVPATRRSAVAQMEKEDLGLVLVRAPMVGTFYRTPSPGAPPYVEEGDEVKEGQTLCLIEVMKLFNEIPSPVNGRVKRILAEHAKGVEYDEVIMEIEPLGG; this is translated from the coding sequence ATGGAAAAGAAGAAGCGCCACATCGGCATAACCGACACCACCCTGCGGGACGCCCATCAGTCCCTGTGGGCGACGCGCATGCGCCTCACCGACATCCTACCCATCGCGGAACGCATAGACGACGTGGGCTACCACTCCGTCGAGGTATGGGGAGGGGCGACCTTCGACGTGTGCATGCGCTACCTCAACGAGGATCCCTGGGAAAGGCTGCATCGCATCAGGGAGAAGTTCAAGCGCACCAAGCTGCAGATGCTGCTGCGCGGCCAGAACCTCGTCGCCTACCGCAATTTCGCCGACGACCTGGTGGAGGAATTCATCAAGCACGCGGTGGCCGGAGGCATAGACATCATCCGCATCTTCGACGCCCTCAACGACATCCGCAACATGCAGAAATCCATCGAGGTGACCAAGCGGGAGGGCGCTCACGCCCAGGGCACCATATGCTACACGGTGAGCCCCGTGCACGACATCGAGAGCTACGTGGCCCTGGCCAAGGAGCTGGTGGAGCTGGGTTCGGACTCCATCTGCATAAAGGACATGTCCGGCATCCTGGCCCCGTACGTCGCGTACGACCTGGTGAAAAGGCTCAAGGAAGCCGTGGAGGTTCCCATCCAGCTCCATTCCCACGCCTCCACGGGCATGGCCACCACCTCCTACCTCAAGGCCCTCGAGGCGGGGGCGGACGTGGTGGACTGCGCCGCGGCACCGCTCTCCCTCTACACAAGCCAGCCCGCCATCGAGACCCTGGTGGCGTCGCTCAAGGAGACCGAGTACGATCTGGGGCTGGACTTCGACGCCATCCGCGACGTCTCCGAGTATTTCGAGGTGGTCTCCAAGAACCGCAAGCTCATGGGTGCAGAGCAACCACTCATCGACATCACGGTGATCTCGCACCAGATCCCCGGTGGCATGGCCACCAACCTCATCGCCCAGCTGGAGCAGCAGAACGCCCTGGACCGCCTGGAGGAAGTCCTGGAGGAGATACCCATCGTAAGGCGTGACATGGGTTATCCTCCCCTGGTCACTCCTACCAGCCAGCTGGTGGGCACCCAGGCGGTATTCAACGTGCTCCTGGGAGAAAGGTACAAGATCATACCCCGCGAGATCGAGAACTACGTCAAGGGATACTACGGCAGGCCGGCGGGCCCCATCGGCGAGGAACTGAAGCGCAAGGCGCTGAAGGGGGAGGAGCCCATAACCTGCCGGCCCGCAGACCTCCTGGAACCGGAGCTCCCCAGGGCGAAGCAGGAACTGGACCCCTCCCTGGTGGAGAAGGAGGAGGACTACATCTCGTACGCCATCTTCCCCGACATCGCCCTCAAGTTCTTCGAATGGAGGAAGAACCCGGTGATCAGCGAAGAGGAGCCGCCGCAACGCCAGATGGAGCGCCGCGAGAAAGCCCTTCTCGACGGGGCGTCCCTGGAGGAGCTCTCCGAGAGGCTCGCCGTCGTGGTCAGCGAGGGCGTGGCCCAGGCCCTGCAGGGCCTTTCCGTCACCATCAGCCTGGGCGGGCAGGCGGCCGGCGTGGAGGCGGCGGCGGTCCCCGCGACCAGGAGAAGCGCGGTGGCGCAGATGGAAAAGGAGGACCTCGGCTTGGTGCTGGTGCGCGCGCCCATGGTGGGCACCTTCTACCGCACCCCCTCCCCCGGAGCGCCCCCATACGTCGAAGAGGGCGACGAGGTAAAGGAAGGACAGACCCTCTGTCTCATAGAGGTGATGAAGCTCTTCAACGAGATCCCCTCCCCGGTGAACGGTCGGGTGAAACGCATCCTCGCGGAGCATGCCAAGGGCGTTGAATACGACGAAGTCATCATGGAAATAGAGCCCCTGGGAGGGTAG
- a CDS encoding DUF3795 domain-containing protein, with the protein MSTKRLKTVAYCGLYCPECAFHVGTIPDLARDLRSELRRVRFDKVSEVIPFLDAEEYRRTYEFLGSLVKLRCKGCKTSSRSQFCHIAQCALKKEYEGCWECPEFADCRKLEFLVPVHGDALVRNLRKIKKVGVEEWIAGGPLWYSPARKPKEKS; encoded by the coding sequence TTGAGCACGAAGCGGTTGAAGACGGTGGCGTATTGCGGGTTATACTGCCCGGAGTGCGCCTTTCACGTGGGGACCATTCCCGACCTGGCCCGCGACCTGCGCAGTGAGTTGCGGCGCGTGAGGTTCGACAAGGTCAGCGAGGTGATACCTTTCCTTGACGCGGAGGAGTATAGGCGAACCTACGAGTTCCTCGGCTCCCTGGTCAAGCTGCGCTGCAAGGGGTGCAAGACGAGCAGCCGTTCGCAGTTCTGCCATATAGCACAGTGTGCCCTTAAGAAAGAGTATGAAGGGTGCTGGGAATGCCCGGAGTTCGCCGACTGCCGGAAACTGGAGTTCCTCGTGCCCGTGCACGGGGATGCGCTTGTGAGAAACCTGCGCAAGATAAAGAAGGTGGGGGTGGAGGAATGGATTGCGGGGGGACCGCTATGGTACAGCCCGGCCAGGAAGCCGAAAGAGAAGAGCTAG
- a CDS encoding arsenite methyltransferase, with the protein MEGEDIGKVVRQGYGAIARKKGSCCGPAEPCCGGGAAERISERIGYVREELEAVPEGADLGLGCGNPVALASLEEGDTVLDLGCGPGLDCFLAAARVGERGRVIGVDMTPEMLEKARRNAQEGGYGNVEFRLGEIENLPVADASVDAVISNCVINLSCDKPRVFREAWRVLKPGGRLLVSDIVLEGELPQVVRESTAAYLGCISGAARKDDYLRMIREAGFVDVEVVQESRFPLDCMANDPSAQALVAGRDLPREELEKMQAAVVSASVRALKPR; encoded by the coding sequence ATGGAGGGAGAGGATATCGGGAAGGTCGTGCGCCAGGGTTACGGGGCCATCGCCCGGAAGAAAGGATCCTGTTGCGGACCGGCGGAGCCCTGCTGCGGAGGGGGCGCGGCGGAGAGGATAAGCGAGAGGATCGGTTACGTCAGGGAGGAGCTGGAAGCGGTGCCGGAGGGCGCGGACCTGGGCCTGGGATGCGGCAACCCGGTGGCCCTGGCCTCCCTGGAAGAAGGAGACACGGTGCTCGACCTGGGTTGCGGCCCGGGGCTGGATTGTTTTCTTGCCGCCGCCAGGGTGGGTGAGAGAGGAAGGGTGATCGGCGTGGATATGACGCCCGAGATGCTGGAGAAGGCGAGGAGGAACGCGCAGGAGGGCGGCTACGGGAACGTGGAGTTCCGCCTGGGGGAGATAGAGAACCTTCCGGTTGCCGACGCTTCCGTGGACGCGGTCATCTCCAACTGCGTCATAAACCTCTCATGCGACAAGCCCCGGGTGTTCCGCGAAGCCTGGCGCGTTCTAAAGCCCGGCGGACGGTTACTGGTCTCGGATATCGTTCTGGAGGGGGAGCTGCCTCAGGTCGTCCGGGAATCCACCGCCGCCTACCTGGGCTGCATTTCCGGCGCCGCGCGCAAGGATGATTACCTGCGCATGATAAGGGAGGCCGGGTTCGTGGACGTCGAGGTGGTACAGGAGAGCCGTTTCCCCCTTGACTGCATGGCCAACGACCCGAGCGCGCAGGCACTGGTGGCCGGCCGCGATCTGCCGCGGGAGGAGCTGGAGAAAATGCAGGCGGCGGTGGTCAGCGCCTCCGTGCGGGCGTTGAAGCCCCGTTAG
- a CDS encoding zinc ribbon domain-containing protein — protein sequence MGYCEKCGKELSEGALFCPACGNALGPGETAEGAGNAYGQVPPPAPPPSPYAPSYPPPPPKSSSGVWKKVVIVVVVLLLLLGAGAVVSGIFIFRAVKAPVDVTNRYIAAVNEGDAGKAWGLIHPQSRLKRDYDRRSFEEEVVKESVGVLKSWNAHEVSINGSRARVGVDLEFTDGSTMKLEFELRREGNDWLIFDYVEV from the coding sequence GTGGGATACTGCGAGAAGTGCGGGAAGGAGCTTTCCGAAGGCGCCCTCTTCTGTCCCGCCTGCGGGAACGCGCTGGGTCCCGGCGAGACGGCTGAAGGGGCAGGGAACGCTTACGGGCAGGTACCGCCGCCCGCGCCTCCCCCCTCCCCCTATGCGCCATCCTACCCGCCGCCTCCACCGAAAAGTTCAAGCGGCGTATGGAAAAAAGTGGTGATCGTCGTCGTTGTCCTCCTGCTGCTCCTGGGGGCGGGAGCGGTGGTGTCGGGCATTTTCATCTTCCGGGCTGTGAAGGCGCCCGTTGATGTCACCAACCGCTACATCGCGGCGGTGAACGAGGGGGACGCTGGGAAAGCCTGGGGATTGATACACCCCCAGTCCAGGCTCAAGCGGGATTACGACCGCAGGAGCTTCGAGGAAGAAGTGGTGAAGGAGAGCGTGGGCGTGCTCAAGAGCTGGAACGCGCACGAGGTGAGCATCAACGGCTCCCGGGCACGCGTTGGCGTGGACCTGGAGTTCACCGACGGGAGCACGATGAAATTGGAGTTCGAGCTGCGCAGGGAGGGGAACGACTGGTTGATATTCGATTACGTGGAGGTTTAG
- a CDS encoding biotin--[acetyl-CoA-carboxylase] ligase, translating into MVMREWDLRRYECIDSTNLEARRLLERGARAGLVVTARHQTAGKGRLGRNWVDLPGKSLIVSLVLGDVAPFAAAALVAVSARAAVVCLGGEGPLFKWPNDLVYGRRKVGGILSEAYDGEGGRCVVVGLGMNVAYLPEELRLSSKLPPTSLLIEEGTFFSVDELLHALLRELEERCSRDGDRVWDEYRRHLAYVGRRVRVENYTLHPEGPRDGRCPPADARGEDRLEGLLAGIDERGNLLVQAEGETYRLLSGDLIPLP; encoded by the coding sequence ATGGTTATGCGGGAGTGGGACCTGAGGAGATACGAGTGCATCGATTCCACCAACCTCGAAGCCAGGCGCTTGCTGGAAAGAGGTGCCAGAGCAGGCCTGGTCGTCACCGCCAGGCACCAGACCGCGGGAAAGGGAAGGCTGGGCAGGAACTGGGTGGACCTTCCGGGCAAGAGCCTCATCGTCAGCCTGGTGCTCGGGGACGTGGCGCCCTTCGCGGCTGCGGCGCTGGTGGCCGTTTCCGCGCGCGCCGCGGTGGTCTGCCTGGGCGGTGAGGGGCCGCTCTTCAAGTGGCCCAATGACTTGGTTTACGGCCGGCGCAAGGTGGGGGGCATCCTGAGCGAGGCGTATGACGGGGAAGGAGGGCGTTGCGTCGTGGTGGGACTGGGCATGAACGTCGCATATCTTCCGGAGGAGTTGCGCCTGTCCTCCAAGCTCCCGCCCACCTCCCTCCTCATCGAGGAGGGGACGTTCTTCAGCGTGGACGAGTTGCTGCACGCCCTGTTGCGGGAGCTGGAGGAGAGATGCTCCCGCGATGGAGACCGCGTGTGGGACGAATACCGCCGGCACCTCGCCTACGTGGGGCGGCGGGTAAGGGTAGAGAATTATACGCTGCATCCCGAAGGCCCGCGGGACGGGAGATGCCCCCCGGCGGATGCGCGAGGGGAAGACCGCCTGGAGGGTCTCCTGGCGGGCATCGATGAGCGAGGCAACCTGCTTGTCCAGGCGGAAGGCGAGACCTACCGCCTGCTCTCGGGCGATCTCATCCCACTCCCTTGA